A genomic region of Solanum dulcamara chromosome 2, daSolDulc1.2, whole genome shotgun sequence contains the following coding sequences:
- the LOC129880468 gene encoding small ribosomal subunit biogenesis GTPase RsgA 1, mitochondrial isoform X2 — MKIASFSLLRLPFNFCATRHRFFSAFIVSAGRHQNPNNVSRKLQQPNRNILKARETINKHLSTLAPILSQEDKPHLSHDQAVGTVASSQANFMRVIVQHIPPETSVDPSGSFSKGSGETGMELLCVVKAVLKKIKRRVLVGDKVLVGSIDWVDRRGAIENVFQRKTEILDPPVANVDHLLVLFSMDQPKIEPFSLTRFLIEAESTGIPLTLAFNKSELVSQEEIKAWKSRLRSWAYEPIFCSVDSQRGLDTLQFIMREQKSVVVGPSGVGKSSLINALRGNKHILGAAEEQNWFDPILGSKWYEEQRVGEVSVRSGRGKHTTRHVSLLPLPDGAYLADTPGFNQPSLIKVTKNSLAHHFPEIRKMLKDSEPAKCAFNNCLHLGEPGCLIKGDWERYPYYLQLLDEIKIREEFQLRTIGTKREGDVRCKVGDKGVVQAEPRLDAKKYRRQSRKRVNQSLLDELDELDDEDDTLEVDNPILRALREENQ; from the exons ATGAAGATCGCTTCGTTTTCACTTCTTCGACTTCCTTTCAACTTCTGCGCCACTCGCCACCGCTTCTTCTCCGCTTTCATCGTCTCCGCCGGCCGTCACCAAAACCCTAACAATGTCTCCAGGAAGCTCCAACAACCGAATAGAAATATCCTCAAAGCTCGTGAAACTATCAATAAACATCTCTCTACTCTTGCACCGATTCTTTCTCAGGAAGACAAGCCTCACCTCTCTCACGACCAAGCCGTTGGAACCGTGGCCTCTTCACAAGCCAATTTCATGCGCGTTATCGTCCAACATATTCCTCCAGAAACTTCTGTGGATCCTTCTGGAAGCTTCAGTAAGGGTTCGGGGGAAACTGGAATGGAGTTGTTGTGTGTGGTGAAGGCTGTGTTGAAGAAGATTAAGAGGAGAGTTTTGGTTGGGGATAAGGTTTTGGTAGGTTCAATTGATTGGGTGGATAGACGCGGAGCTATTGAAAATGTGTTTCAGAGGAAGACAGAGATTTTGGATCCTCCTGTAGCTAATGTGGATCATTTGCTAGTGTTGTTCTCTATGGATCAGCCAAAGATTGAGCCATTCTCTCTCACTAGGTTCCTCATTGAAGCTGAATCAACCGGAATTCCTCTCACTCTTGCGTTTAATAAATCAGAACTTGTTTCTCAAGAG GAAATAAAAGCATGGAAATCTAGGCTTCGTAGTTGGGCCTATGAACCAATCTTTTGCAGTGTTGATTCCCAGCGTGGACTTGATACACTCCAGTTTATTATGAGAGAACAAAAATCTGTCGTTGTTGGTCCAAGTGGCGTGGGGAAATCCAGCCTGATCAATGCTTTGAGAGGCAATAAGCACATTCTTGGTGCAGCCGAAGAGCAAAACTGGTTTGATCCT ATTCTAGGGAGCAAGTGGTATGAAGAGCAACGTGTGGGGGAAGTGTCAGTAAGAAGTGGCAGAGGAAAGCATACAACGAGGCACGTGTCTTTGCTTCCATTGCCTGATGGGGCGTATCTTGCTGATACTCCAGGATTTAACCAGCCTAGTTTGATTAAAGTGACAAAGAATTCTCTTGCACATCATTTTCCGGAG ATCCGCAAAATGCTTAAAGATAGTGAACCTGCAAAGTGTGCATTCAATAATTGCTTGCATCTTGGTGAACCGGGGTGCCTTATAAAAGGTGATTGGGAAAGATACCCATATTATCTTCAGTTGCTCGACGAAATTAAGATCAGGGAGGAGTTTCAGTTGAGGACCATTGGAACTAAACGAGAAGGTGATGTTAG GTGCAAAGTAGGAGACAAGGGAGTTGTGCAAGCAGAACCGCGGCTGGATGCCAAGAAATATAGGAGACAATCTCGTAAAAGAGTGAACCAGTCATTACTAGATGAATTGGATGAACTTGATGATGAAGACGATACACTGGAGGTTGACAATCCTATTCTAAGAGCATTGAGGGAAGAAAATCAATAG
- the LOC129880468 gene encoding small ribosomal subunit biogenesis GTPase RsgA 1, mitochondrial isoform X1, translating into MKIASFSLLRLPFNFCATRHRFFSAFIVSAGRHQNPNNVSRKLQQPNRNILKARETINKHLSTLAPILSQEDKPHLSHDQAVGTVASSQANFMRVIVQHIPPETSVDPSGSFSKGSGETGMELLCVVKAVLKKIKRRVLVGDKVLVGSIDWVDRRGAIENVFQRKTEILDPPVANVDHLLVLFSMDQPKIEPFSLTRFLIEAESTGIPLTLAFNKSELVSQEEIKAWKSRLRSWAYEPIFCSVDSQRGLDTLQFIMREQKSVVVGPSGVGKSSLINALRGNKHILGAAEEQNWFDPQILGSKWYEEQRVGEVSVRSGRGKHTTRHVSLLPLPDGAYLADTPGFNQPSLIKVTKNSLAHHFPEIRKMLKDSEPAKCAFNNCLHLGEPGCLIKGDWERYPYYLQLLDEIKIREEFQLRTIGTKREGDVRCKVGDKGVVQAEPRLDAKKYRRQSRKRVNQSLLDELDELDDEDDTLEVDNPILRALREENQ; encoded by the exons ATGAAGATCGCTTCGTTTTCACTTCTTCGACTTCCTTTCAACTTCTGCGCCACTCGCCACCGCTTCTTCTCCGCTTTCATCGTCTCCGCCGGCCGTCACCAAAACCCTAACAATGTCTCCAGGAAGCTCCAACAACCGAATAGAAATATCCTCAAAGCTCGTGAAACTATCAATAAACATCTCTCTACTCTTGCACCGATTCTTTCTCAGGAAGACAAGCCTCACCTCTCTCACGACCAAGCCGTTGGAACCGTGGCCTCTTCACAAGCCAATTTCATGCGCGTTATCGTCCAACATATTCCTCCAGAAACTTCTGTGGATCCTTCTGGAAGCTTCAGTAAGGGTTCGGGGGAAACTGGAATGGAGTTGTTGTGTGTGGTGAAGGCTGTGTTGAAGAAGATTAAGAGGAGAGTTTTGGTTGGGGATAAGGTTTTGGTAGGTTCAATTGATTGGGTGGATAGACGCGGAGCTATTGAAAATGTGTTTCAGAGGAAGACAGAGATTTTGGATCCTCCTGTAGCTAATGTGGATCATTTGCTAGTGTTGTTCTCTATGGATCAGCCAAAGATTGAGCCATTCTCTCTCACTAGGTTCCTCATTGAAGCTGAATCAACCGGAATTCCTCTCACTCTTGCGTTTAATAAATCAGAACTTGTTTCTCAAGAG GAAATAAAAGCATGGAAATCTAGGCTTCGTAGTTGGGCCTATGAACCAATCTTTTGCAGTGTTGATTCCCAGCGTGGACTTGATACACTCCAGTTTATTATGAGAGAACAAAAATCTGTCGTTGTTGGTCCAAGTGGCGTGGGGAAATCCAGCCTGATCAATGCTTTGAGAGGCAATAAGCACATTCTTGGTGCAGCCGAAGAGCAAAACTGGTTTGATCCT CAGATTCTAGGGAGCAAGTGGTATGAAGAGCAACGTGTGGGGGAAGTGTCAGTAAGAAGTGGCAGAGGAAAGCATACAACGAGGCACGTGTCTTTGCTTCCATTGCCTGATGGGGCGTATCTTGCTGATACTCCAGGATTTAACCAGCCTAGTTTGATTAAAGTGACAAAGAATTCTCTTGCACATCATTTTCCGGAG ATCCGCAAAATGCTTAAAGATAGTGAACCTGCAAAGTGTGCATTCAATAATTGCTTGCATCTTGGTGAACCGGGGTGCCTTATAAAAGGTGATTGGGAAAGATACCCATATTATCTTCAGTTGCTCGACGAAATTAAGATCAGGGAGGAGTTTCAGTTGAGGACCATTGGAACTAAACGAGAAGGTGATGTTAG GTGCAAAGTAGGAGACAAGGGAGTTGTGCAAGCAGAACCGCGGCTGGATGCCAAGAAATATAGGAGACAATCTCGTAAAAGAGTGAACCAGTCATTACTAGATGAATTGGATGAACTTGATGATGAAGACGATACACTGGAGGTTGACAATCCTATTCTAAGAGCATTGAGGGAAGAAAATCAATAG
- the LOC129870902 gene encoding uncharacterized protein LOC129870902, with protein sequence MLNLSKLEFVALDISEKNYLSWVLNAEIHLDAKGLGATITGCNTTSNQDKAKAMIFLLHHLDEGLKVEYRTVKDLLELWTRLKEWYDHLKATDDDFNGLDDITHLEVEDFFGDQN encoded by the exons ATGTTGAATTTATCAAAGcttgagtttgtggcacttgatatttctgaaaaGAATTATCTTTCATGGGTTCTcaatgctgaaattcacctagacgctaagggtcttggtgcaACTATTACCGGATGTAATACAACGTCGAATCAGGACAAAGCAAAGGCcatgatttttcttcttcatcatctgGATGAAGGATTGAAGGTTGAATACCGGACTGTGAAAGATCTACTAGAATTGTGGACTCGTTTGAAGGAATGGTATGACCACCTTAAAGCAACG GATGATGACTTTAATGGCCTtgatgatattactcatttggaagtTGAAGACTTCTTTGGAGATCAAAACTAa